Proteins co-encoded in one Pseudochaenichthys georgianus chromosome 22, fPseGeo1.2, whole genome shotgun sequence genomic window:
- the ghsra gene encoding growth hormone secretagogue receptor a has protein sequence MPSWPNLSEFLSHNCCWEETINATRTAELPPLNYYSIPLLTGITIACTLLFLVGVTGNVMTMLVVSMYRDMRTTTNLYLCSMALSDLLIFLCMPLDLYRMWRYRPWRFGAALCKLFQFVSESCTYSTILSITALSVERYLAICFPLRAKALVTKRRVRALIFLLWTVSVMSAGPVFVMVGVERDMSPHFSPEMNETGYVLEPGDTRECKITHFAVESGLMGAMVWLSSVFFFMPVFCLTVLYSLIGRRLWQRHRETTISSRVAHRDKSNRQTIKMLVVVVLAFVLCWLPFHVGRYLQFRSLDAPSPLLSLVSEYCSLVSVVLFYLSAAINPILYNTMSWKYRCAAARLFGLTDSQPPRSRTASTLKGDGLNGWTESTVSF, from the exons ATGCCCTCTTGGCCCAATCTCTCGGAGTTCCTCTCCCATAACTGTTGCTGGGAGGAGACCATCAACGCAACAAGAACCGCTGAGCTGCCTCCTCTCAATTATTACTCTATTCCCCTGCTCACGGGCATCACCATCGCCTGCACGCTCCTGTTTCTGGTCGGGGTGACAGGGAATGTCATGACAATGTTGGTGGTCAGTATGTACCGGGATATGCGCACCACCACCAACCTGTACCTGTGTAGCATGGCCTTGTCAGACCTTCTCATCTTCCTCTGCATGCCACTGGACCTCTACCGTATGTGGAGGTACAGGCCTTGGCGCTTTGGGGCCGCACTCTGCAAGCTCTTTCAGTTTGTCTCGGAGTCATGCACTTACTCCACCATCCTGAGCATCACTGCTCTGTCAGTGGAGCGCTACCTGGCGATCTGCTTCCCACTGCGCGCAAAGGCACTGGTTACCAAGAGGCGGGTTCGTGCCCTCATTTTTCTTCTCTGGACAGTGTCTGTAATGAGCGCAGGGCCCGTGTTTGTCATGGTGGGAGTGGAGCGTGACATGTCGCCACATTTTAGCCCTGAAATGAATGAGACTGGCTACGTCCTGGAGCCCGGGGACACAAGGGAGTGTAAGATCACGCACTTCGCAGTGGAGTCAGGCCTGATGGGGGCCATGGTGTGGCTGAGCTCTGTTTTCTTCTTCATGCCGGTCTTCTGTCTCACAGTGCTCTACAGCCTCATTGGTCGTCGGCTGTGGCAGAGACATAGAGAGACAACCATCAGCTCCCGTGTGGCACACCGAGACAAAAGCAACAGGCAGACCATCAAGATGCTGG TTGTGGTGGTGCTTGCCTTTGTCCTCTGCTGGTTGCCGTTCCATGTGGGTCGCTACCTGCAGTTTCGCTCCCTTGACGCACCCTCCCCGCTGCTGTCTCTGGTGTCCGAGTACTGCAGCCTGGTGTCCGTGGTCCTCTTCTACCTGAGCGCCGCTATCAACCCCATCCTCTACAACACCATGTCCTGGAAGTACCGGTGCGCAGCGGCACGTCTCTTCGGCCTGACAGACAGCCAGCCGCCCCGAAGCCGAACAGCCAGCACCCTGAAGGGAGACGGCTTGAACGGCTGGACGGAATCCACAGTCAGCTTCTAA